The Papaver somniferum cultivar HN1 chromosome 3, ASM357369v1, whole genome shotgun sequence genome includes a region encoding these proteins:
- the LOC113359366 gene encoding uncharacterized protein LOC113359366, whose amino-acid sequence MAGEKKSLHPAFAVTNIKILIPVILDIKQDEYLSWVFLFELHIQAHRLLFLIDGSQKPADVDADTEKQLDTLYRQWICATMTKDLMLTVLKKGKTTKEIWDHLKTLFQDNKCSRDANLESKFVNLKFSDCASVDNYCDKLKSLSDRLHDLDFPMNDKRLLIQLVNGFPEEYNILASFI is encoded by the coding sequence ATGGCAGGAGAAAAGAAATCTCTTCACCCGGCTTTCGCCGTCACAAACATCAAAATCCTAATCCCTGTCATCTTAGATATCAAACAAGATGAATATTTGTCATGGGTTTTTCTCTTTGAACTTCATATCCAAGCACATCGATTACTCTTCCTAATTGATGGGTCGCAAAAACCTGCAGATGTTGATGCCGACACTGAAAAGCAGTTGGATACTCTCTACCGTCAATGGATTTGCGCTACCATGACTAAGGATTTAATGCTCACCGTTCTCAAGAAAGGAAAAACTACAAAGGAGATTTGGGATCATCTTAAAACGCTTTTTCAAGACAACAAATGTAGCCGTGATGCAAATCTTGAGAGTAAGTTTGTGAATCTTAAATTTTCTGATTGTGCTAGTGTTGATAATTATTGTGACAAGCTCAAATCTCTGTCCGATCGATTGCATGATCTTGATTTTCCTATGAATGATAAACGTCTCTTAATCCAATTGGTGAATGGTTTTCCGGAGGAATACAATATCTTAGCCTCTTTTATATAA